The proteins below come from a single Micropterus dolomieu isolate WLL.071019.BEF.003 ecotype Adirondacks linkage group LG05, ASM2129224v1, whole genome shotgun sequence genomic window:
- the guk1b gene encoding guanylate kinase 1b, translating into MSGPRPVVLSGPSGAGKSTLMKRLIQDHEGVFGFSVSHTTRNPRPGEEDGKDYHFSTREAMQEGIDKGDFIENAEFSGNLYGTSKAAVEDVQAQNLICILDVDIQGVKRIKETDLNPIYISIQPPSMEVLEKRLRDRQTETEESLQKRLEAARIDMELSKEPGVFDVVIINDDLERAYEELKDILNEEIQKVQEAKS; encoded by the exons ATGTCAGGACCGAGGCCCGTGGTGCTGAGCGGCCCCTCCGGAGCAGGGAAGAGCACTCTGATGAAGAGGCTGATTCAGGATCATGAGGGCGTCTTCGGATTCAGTGTGTCAC ACACAACAAGAAACCCTCGACCAGGAGAGGAAGATGGAAAAG ATTACCACTTCTCAACGAGAGAGGCCATGCAGGAGGGAATTGACAAAGGAGACTTCATAGAAAACGCAGAATTTTCCGGCAACCTGTATGGAACAAG TAAAGCTGCCGTAGAAGACGTGCAGGCCCAGAACCTAATCTGCATCTTAGATGTGGACATCCAGGGGGTGAAGAGGATTAAAGAAACTGACCTGAACCCAATCTACATCTCCATCCAGCCTCCTTCCATGGAAGTTCTG GAAAAACGTCTGCgggacaggcagacagaaacagaggagagtTTACAGAAACGCCTGGAGGCAGCGCGCATCGACATGGAGCTCA GTAAGGAGCCCGGAGTGTTTGATGTTGTTATCATCAATGATGACTTAGAGAGGGCCTACGAGGAGCTGAAAGATATCCTCAATGAA GAGATCCAAAAAGTTCAGGAGGCCAAATCATAA